The following coding sequences are from one Gadus morhua chromosome 10, gadMor3.0, whole genome shotgun sequence window:
- the tomm5 gene encoding mitochondrial import receptor subunit TOM5 homolog isoform X1 yields the protein MDFPGHFKLIFQQLNHQRIHGQLCDCLVSVGGQSFHAHRSILAACSSHFRALLSSTEGDAAGGTKMQHGDGPCVMELDQEVVTPEAFSTLLEMIYTSTLTPGSSNVMDVLLAASHLHLNTVVKACKLHLSKRDFPKSPPTGWRAVQQQNEALLSPPTGDLSEATSMQLGSDSPQRLQFSLSNCFTDTWLSNSGAGMEASPSGGTLDPHGEMNGGFSREQTTAPPAGHKRTSPLNEDSPSGRKRTLLGKDRGEPEEEECPAAAVLLPESRGEEEPQEEKYEAAKWESEKTELPSQSDGDARGVEGGGGSSEAVLKVLVGEEKQEEREEENMVLVEVKRENLSTSSPDPAPERSPYPDAEGHDGLPDVALSDEGTAAEGDHRGDPHADTQPHPGAGEAAACEEPILGEGLDSLSELAFSCFLNPGSEGVMGALEVEESLVSLTSASTIAEASGVAGEPCEPSDTIHPSPSSSSLVFPVTTVPLQQLLSTQTPGFSDTLLLQPSQSSLGGFLGSVRPALGLQPAVSPTPSGGRTRGGGGFTTASPGLRRIAPKAPAAGSETDPDPCSSSGSGDRPALTRASEEVLSKCRKAAAEDHVVLVEGEKKYACSICLKTFMNLTDCKKHIRVHTGEKPYPCPKCGKRFSQSSHLYKHSKNTCLHWTGKQLGQLADSLL from the coding sequence ATGGACTTCCCTGGGCACTTCAAGCTCATCTTTCAGCAGTTGAACCACCAGCGCATTCATGGGCAGCTTTGCGACTGCTTGGTATCGGTTGGGGGACAGAGCTTCCACGCACACCGATCCATTCTGGCGGCCTGCAGCTCTCACTTCAGGGCTCTTCTGAGCTCAACAGAGGGCGACGCGGCTGGAGGGACTAAAATGCAACACGGGGACGGTCCCTGTGTGATGGAGCTTGATCAGGAAGTGGTGACCCCCGAGGCCTTCTCCACCCTGCTAGAGATGATTTATACCTCCACCCTTACGCCGGGCTCCTCAAACGTGATGGATGTGCTGCTGGCCGCCTCCCACCTGCACTTGAACACCGTGGTGAAAGCCTGCAAGCTACACCTGTCCAAGCGAGACTTCCCAAAGTCGCCCCCTACAGGTTGGAGGGCCGTACAGCAGCAGAATGAGGCACTACTGTCCCCTCCAACAGGGGACCTATCTGAGGCCACATCTATGCAGCTTGGGTCAGATTCACCGCAGCGTCTCCAATTCAGCCTGAGCAACTGTTTCACGGATACTTGGCTAAGCAACAGCGGAGCCGGAATGGAGGCGAGTCCGTCCGGTGGTACTCTTGATCCCCACGGGGAGATGAACGGTGGTTTCAGCCGGGAACAGACCACAGCGCCGCCCGCAGGCCACAAACGCACATCGCCCCTGAACGAGGACAGCCCgagcgggaggaagaggacgctGTTGGGGAAGGACCGCGGGGAGCCTGAAGAGGAGGAGtgccccgccgccgccgtgctgctaccagagagcagaggggaggaggagccacagGAGGAGAAATACGAGGCCGCAAAGTGGGAGTCGGAGAAGACGGAGCTGCCGAGCCAGTCGGACGGCGACgccaggggggtggaggggggaggggggagctccGAAGCCGTGCTCAAAGTCCTGGTGGGAgaggagaaacaggaggagCGCGAGGAGGAGAACATGGTGCTCGTCGAGGTGAAGAGGGAGAACCTGAGCACCTCGTCTCCGGACCCCGCGCCCGAGCGCTCCCCGTACCCAGACGCAGAGGGCCACGACGGCCTTCCAGACGTTGCGTTGAGCGACGAGGGAACAGCTGCAGAAGGGGATCACCGCGGTGATCCTCACGCAGACACGCAGCCACACCCGGGGGCGGGCGAGGCGGCGGCCTGCGAGGAGCCCATCCTGGGGGAAGGACTGGACAGCCTGTCGGAGCTGGCCTTCTCCTGCTTCCTTAACCCCGGCAGCGAGGGTGTCATGGGGgctctggaggtggaggagagcctGGTCAGCCTCACCTCTGCCTCCACCATCGCAGAGGCTTCTGGGGTCGCTGGAGAGCCATGTGAGCCGTCTGACACGATCcacccatctccctcctcctcctctctggtcttCCCAGTCACCACGGTGCCCCTGCAGCAGCTCCTCTCCACGCAGACCCCTGGCTTCAGcgacaccctcctcctccagcccagcCAGAGCTCTCTGGGGGGATTCTTGGGGAGTGTGAGGCCAGCTCTGGGTCTCCAGCCCGCCGTCTCGCCCACCCCCAGCGGCGGGAGAaccagaggaggtggaggcttcACGACGGCGTCGCCCGGGCTCCGACGCATCGCCCCCAAAGCCCCGGCGGCGGGTTCGGAGACGGACCCGGACCCTTGCTCCTCCTCGGGGTCGGGGGACCGTCCGGCGCTCACCAGGGCGTCGGAGGAGGTGCTCTCCAAGTGCAGGAAGGCGGCGGCCGAGGACcacgtggtgctggtggagggggagaagaagtACGCCTGCAGCATCTGCCTCAAGACCTTCATGAACCTGACGGACTGCAAGAAGCACATCCGCgtccacaccggggagaagccctacccCTGCCCCAAGTGTGGCAAGCGCTTCAGCCAGTCCTCGCACCTCTACAAACACTCCAAGAACACGTGCTTACACTGGACCGGCAAACAGCTCGGCCAATTGGCTGACAGCCTACTGTGA
- the tomm5 gene encoding mitochondrial import receptor subunit TOM5 homolog isoform X2: MFKLEGLGPKLDPEEMKKKMREDVFTSVRNFILYIALLRATPYVLKKLDSI, translated from the exons ATGTTTAAACTGGAAGGACTAGGTCCCAAGCTGGACCCGGAGGaaatgaagaagaagatgagggaGGATGTCTTCACGTCCGTGCGCAACTTCATTCTGTACATCGCTCTCCTCCGAGCCA CTCCATATGTACTGAAGAAGCTGGACAGCATATGA